The following are encoded together in the Anopheles nili chromosome 3, idAnoNiliSN_F5_01, whole genome shotgun sequence genome:
- the LOC128727105 gene encoding uncharacterized protein LOC128727105 has translation MSKLSFRARALDPSKPMPIFLAEELPDLPEYSAINRAVPQMPSGMEKEEESEHHLQRAICTGLIIPTPEVYDSTDSEFYDKYYPPDYKLPKQLIHMQPLNLEQDIPDYDMDSSDEVWVTSHEKKLDLDPLKFEIMMDRLEKSSGQKVVSLNEAKALLKQDDEVSIAVYDYWLNKRLKMQHPLILYVKTENRGNMTPNNPYLAFRRRTEKMQTRKNRKNDESSYEKMLKLRRDLSRAVTLLDMIKRREKLKREQLHLSIEIYEKRYQAQDFQGHLLSEFTSNATRVTRPAFAPIYSNQYAPLAGGQNALGSGAGSGAYMASVGSSSQYGVGTGSGSNKRDNESLSSRKEKRQYKKRKLKLQKDRGSSGGPGGGSGMAGSGSTRGDGTSTVGGVGAAGSSSGSHHHHSHHHHHHHHHHSQQHQQQQLLHHGGVTGVGGVGSGRGVEAGSVPGGGHGLDHHHHLHGPGDHVVSSDDEELANLQGSSAEEEYAYAFRRSKHSQYHRPRADGYGNWPWTSREENGDADPRYRFTLTSLRYPRPRCIGFARRRIGRGGRVIIDRIATDFDDLWSRLDYTIVESETIASLTSSEPSKSQEEHHDADHNESAVVVSQRRPNERTVSVSSNCSNASSSTGVVVSLKAPRVPAALTNHNHPLVNGACDEIPPELVTHGSSTSNMSASVRRKLVLKQEQPAVREYESDDGTEMQFLASIGLMNKGEKEPNGGGTFVTTKRRLRYDSEDKDEIVLPARVEDDAREERIGKPKVGDVLEESRTVGSVVHNSDLIVIKSEDGGVGVSVDSVSSSGLTVVKQEPELAERNEKTSGSLVHMGEDFEQLIDSVNSRNSTRNRFNVATVAVSSNSISSTPNTIVAGAESEREQPNQQHLVADAAREQQGGVGSSPSRLHDATREDIDAVYKDLLNEIQSNWLHFRPKTPEPSQDDLLTLDGEDESDMLEHCLGLTDPNRITLELQTLDEALPAEIFATNRNQPTSSLFRTAPYALDNLLEPHPLSLEGDPAKAIATSAAASASSNDATLEMSGSSSGGENNLSVPSELNLSLNDDDNEKMLDNILQECAIDNPKQLHQTSNFWNGILDDGMLHGFDASESEKRTVEGEGALAADPTSDAEQRTPGGEPSLFHSSVSRIGYHSELVGYGRPAAAADRRSSKSKRWKSINRCRYKIGSSVFSVKSMPKEEIFQPLLDADGQPICLVDGDPDVATVGTSVDGVSADIQADVAEASSASNLIPAGGGVDTLDIKMEQDDCVPTGGGGLVATASTPTTGPVALGEQIIKIEPPDELLTPADGGGCDATLLTASPATVQFLPHSSTMATSGVGATTIKLEPFNHISQIAARSSTPDGARAGSATLIPATIVVSQPSVTGTSGIFPGTASGTVPAVVSVALQQGGLHQLVHTSSAPSMAAGTTMLVMQPISSNNGASGQSSTTVSATPTSFLLSTSGSSANGATTGGSILVQSAASSNAMQSVSSSTASLLSGSTPIVVTVPPASSGASSNLMLPTSGTNTVVSIATPIIMSTSSVNSLAQSIVHAQSAAVGGTSNTSTTSNSGTTSVSTSTGLNSYIVQHNSTPIMLSHQQMQQLASGGGGNIVTVGGQQVVTTKQHHGETFVLTQAPLKKQINGPSDGSKNVSATTVTAQNINNQKFHALLGQKLGNRPADLNKKQLDMIRKALVSSTPKMIVKSASHPLQQQQQQIHGGTAGGSGTGLTGHHGQSALQQQQQPQYNVIHQNSLNSPITIVSAQSPGQPVQNKIILTSSPHLLQQAAAVGGTTAGQLLAAAASSHGKIQLTTVQQSQQQQQQQSGQGTAGTTGGQIVTLDSSGQPAVTGVGGVQQQLKLEKNRILYNIKNSRQFLHLNSKVVNIIQPIQSQKIVNSLTIQQQQQQQQHQQQQQQLLHSQTGHGGGTTTILNSKGQTVQRIPTVSIRTQQQQQQQQQQQQSQQLQQTQQQPTNLVDMVVVNNTNNIKFIQAASAAAAAAAAGGGTVVNNSTGTTVVTSRVNSVPTPVGSSAANASSGTVDTGGGSGGNTSNNCTQVTTSVAAVATNANSTGTGTSMNSNSAVTSTTVATVAAGTAVGGSTTTMVGSAGANGTTGTGSNGGVGTGGASGSTNPAASINITNR, from the exons ATGTCGAAACTTTCGTTCCGGGCAAGGGCCCTCGATCCGTCGAAACCGATGCCGATCTTTCTGGCCGAGGAGCTGCCGGACCTGCCGGAATACTCCGCCATCAACCGTGCGGTCCCGCAGATGCCGAGTGGCATGGAGAAGGAAGAGGAATCG GAGCATCATCTACAGCGGGCAATATGCACCGGATTAATCATTCCCACGCCCGAGGTGTACGACTCGACGGATTCCGAGTTCTACGACAAGTACTACCCGCCCGACTACAAGCTGCCCAAGCAGCTGATCCACATGCAGC CTCTCAACCTCGAGCAGGACATTCCAGACTACGACATGGACAGCTCCGACGAGGTGTGGGTGACGTCCCACGAGAAGAAGCTCGATCTCGATCCGCTCAAGTTCGAGATCATGATGGACCGGTTGGAAAAGAGCTCGGGCCAGAAGGTGGTCTCGCTGAACGAAGCCAAAGCCCTCCTGAAGCAGGACGATGAAGTGAGCATAGCCGTATACGACTATTGGCTGAACAAGCGACTTAAAATG CAACACCCACTGATACTGTACGTGAAGACGGAGAACCGTGGCAACATGACACCGAACAATCCGTACCTGGCGTTTAGGCGGCGCACGGAGAAGATGCAGACGAGGAAGAACCGCAAGAACGACGAGTCGTCGTATGAGAAAATGTTGAAGTTGAG GCGGGATCTCTCGCGTGCGGTCACCCTGCTGGACATGATCAAACGACGGGAGAAGCTAAAGCGTGAGCAGCTGCACCTGAGCATCGAAATCTACGAGAAGCGCTACCAGGCGCAGGATTTCCAGGGCCACCTGCTGTCCGAGTTTACGTCCAATGCGACGCGAGTCACGAG ACCTGCATTCGCTCCCATCTACTCGAACCAGTACGCCCCGCTGGCGGGTGGACAGAATGCGCTTGGTTCCGGTGCGGGTTCCGGTGCTTACATGGCCAGCGTGGGTTCGTCCTCGCAGTACGGCGTGGGTACTGGCAGCGGGAGCAACAAGCGCGACAACGAGAGCCTTAGCAgtcggaaggaaaagcgacaaTACAAGAAGCGGAAGCTAAAACTGCAAAAGGATCGCGGGTCGTCGGGTGGACCGGGTGGTGGCAGTGGGATGGCCGGTTCGGGGAGCACCCGTGGCGATGGGACGAGTACGGTCGGTGGCGTTGGGGCCGCGGGATCCAGCTCCGGaagccatcatcatcattcgcaccatcatcaccatcaccatcatcaccactcacagcagcaccagcagcagcagcttctgcATCACGGTGGAGTCACCGGAGTTGGCGGAGTTGGCAGTGGGCGCGGTGTTGAGGCGGGATCGGTACCCGGCGGTGGACACGGATTGG ATCACCATCATCACTTGCACGGGCCGGGTGATCATGTCGTTTCGTCTGACGATGAAGAGCTCGCGAATTTGCAGGGCAGCTCGGCGGAGGAGGAATACGCGTATGCATTCCGACGAAGTAAACACAGCCAGTACCACAGG CCCCGCGCGGATGGCTACGGGAACTGGCCGTGGACGTCGCGGGAGGAAAATGGCGACGCAGATCCGCGATATCGCTTTACGCTTACTTCACTACGATATCCTAG gccCCGGTGTATTGGGTTCGCTCGGAGGCGGATAGGGCGAGGTGGACGTGTCATAATCGACCGAATAGCGACAGATTTTGATGATCTGTGGTCGAGGCTGGACTACACGATCGTCGAGAGTGAAACGATCGCATCACTTACCTCATCGGAGCCATCGAAATCGCAGGAAGAGCATCATGACGCTGACCACAACGAGTCGGCGGTTGTCGTTAGCCAGCGGCGGCCAAACGAGCGCACGGTCAGTGTAAGCAGCAATTGCAGCAATGCGAGCAGTAGTACCGGCGTGGTAGTGTCACTGAAGGCACCACGCGTTCCGGCGGCACTTACGAATCACAACCACCCGTTGGTGAATGGTGCGTGTGACGAGATACCGCCGGAGTTGGTAACGCACGGCAGCAGCACGTCGAACATGTCGGCCTCAGTGCGTCGGAAACTAGTCCTAAAGCAGGAACAGCCCGCTGTCCGCGAGTACGAATCGGACGATGGTACGGAGATGCAGTTCCTGGCCAGCATCGGGCTGATGAACAAAGGCGAGAAGgaaccgaacggtggtggcACGTTTGTTACCACCAAGCGGCGCCTTCGGTACGACAGCGAGGATAAGGATGAGATCGTCCTTCCGGCGAGGGTGGAGGATGACGCGAGGGAGGAGCGTATAGGCAAGCCGAAGGTGGGAGACGTGCTAGAAGAGAGTAGGACAGTAGGAAGTGTCGTGCATAACTCAGATTTAATTGTGATAAAAAGTGAAGATGGCGGCGTAGGTGTGTCTGTCGATTCGGTGAGCAGTAGTGGCTTGACCGTGGTCAAGCAGGAACCGGAACTGGCAGAACGGAACGAGAAAACGAGTGGTTCACTGGTTCACATGGGCGAGGACTTCGAGCAGTTGATAGACAGTGTAAATAGTCGTAATAGCACCCGGAACCGTTTTAACGTAGCAACCGTAGCTGTAAGCAGTAATAGTATTAGCTCCACGCCAAACACCATCGTGGCCGGTGctgaaagcgaacgagagcaACCGAATCAGCAGCATCTGGTTGCGGATGCAGCGAGAGAGCAACAGGGAGGCGTCGGTAGCTCACCATCACGATTGCACGACGCAACACGGGAGGATATCGATGCCGTGTACAAGGACCTGCTGAATGAGATTCAATCGAACTGGTTGCACTTTCGCCCGAAAACACCCGAACCGAGCCAGGACGATCTACTTACGCTGGATGGTGAGGACGAGAGTGATATGCTGGAGCACTGTTTGGGGCTAACCGATCCCAATCGGATAACGCTCGAGCTGCAAACCCTCGACGAAGCGCTACCAGCGGAGATTTTCGCCACGAATCGGAATCAACCAACGTCGTCGCTGTTCCGTACGGCACCGTATGCGTTGGATAACCTTCTCGAACCACATCCACTGTCGCTCGAAGGAGATCCTGCCAAAGCGATCGCTACCTCTGCTGCAGCCAGCGCTTCGTCGAATGATGCTACACTCGAGATGTCTGGCTCTTCGAGCGGTGGTGAGAACAATCTAAGCGTACCGTCTGAGCTCAATCTCAGTCTGAACGACGATGATAACGAGAAGATGCTCGACAACATCCTGCAGGAGTGTGCGATCGACAATCCGAAGCAGCTGCATCAGACGAGCAACTTCTGGAACGGCATCCTGGATGATGGGATGTTGCACGGGTTCGAtgcgagtgagagtgagaaacGGACAGTGGAAGGTGAGGGCGCTCTCGCAGCTGATCCGACGTCTGATGCCGAACAGCGGACACCGGGAGGTGAACCGAGTTTGTTCCATTCCAGCGTGTCCCGGATCGGGTATCATTCGGAGTTGGTTGGGTATGGCCGTCCCGCAGCAGCTGCTGATCGACGTTCAAGCAAAAGTAAACGCTGGAAATCGATCAATCGCTGCCGGTACAAGATCGGTAGTAGTGTGTTTTCGGTCAAAAGCATGCCGAAGGAGGAGATCTTTCAACCGCTGCTCGATGCGGACGGTCAACCGATCTGTCTGGTGGATGGTGATCCTGATGTGGCCACTGTCGGCACGTCGGTGGATGGCGTTTCGGCTGACATTCAGGCAGATGTGGCAGAAGCGTCCAGCGCGAGTAATCTGATACCGGCTGGCGGTGGCGTGGATACGTTAGACATTAAAATGGAACAAGATGACTGCGTGCCGACGGGAGGTGGTGGGCTTGTTGCCACAGCCAGTACTCCGACGACTGGTCCGGTGGCTTTGGGAGAACAGATCATAAAGATAGAACCTCCGGACGAGCTGCTTACACCGGCCGATGGTGGCGGTTGTGATGCCACGCTGCTGACAGCAAGCCCTGCGACGGTGCAGTTTCTACCTCATAGCAGTACGATGGCCACATCCGGCGTTGGTGCCACCACGATCAAGTTGGAACCGTTTAATCACATCAGCCAGATTGCGGCAAGAAGCTCTACACCGGATGGAGCGCGAGCCGGTTCGGCTACGCTCATCCCGGCCACGATCGTCGTCTCGCAACCATCCGTTACCGGTACGTCAGGGATTTTCCCCGGTACGGCCAGTGGTACGGTTCCGGCGGTGGTGTCCGTCGCATTGCAACAGGGTGGTCTGCATCAGCTCGTGCATACGTCTTCCGCACCATCTATGGCAGCTGGCACTACGATGTTGGTAATGCAACCGATTTCCTCGAACAACGGTGCATCGGGTCAGTCATCAACAACGGTGTCTGCGACACCGACTTCGTTCCTGTTGAGCACCAGTGGTAGCAGTGCGAATGGCGCTACTACTGGCGGATCGATTTTAGTGCAATCCGCTGCATCGTCGAATGCAATGCAATCCGTCTCATCATCGACCGCATCGCTTCTGTCGGGTTCGACACCGATCGTTGTCACGGTGCCACCGGCCAGTAGTGGTGCCTCGTCGAATCTTATGTTGCCAACCAGTGGTACTAATACCGTCGTGTCGATCGCGACTCCAATCATTATGTCGACGTCGTCGGTTAACTCACTTGCACAGTCGATTGTACATGCTCAATCCGCGGCTGTTGGAGGCACTAGTAACACTTCTACGACGAGTAACAGTGGCACAACTAGCGTCAGCACTAGTACCGGATTGAACAGCTACATTGTGCAGCATAACTCGACACCGATCATGCTGTCGCATCAGCAAATGCAGCAATTGGCGAGTGGAGGTGGTGGCAACATCGTGACCGTCGGTGGACAGCAGGTTGTTACGACGAAGCAACACCATGGTGAAACGTTTGTGCTGACCCAGGCACCCCTGAAGAAGCAGATCAATGGACCGTCCGATGGCAGCAAGAATGTCTCCGCTACTACCG tgACCGcgcaaaacatcaacaaccAAAAGTTTCACGCCCTTTTGGGTCAGAAGCTGGGTAACAGACCGGCGGATTTGAACAAGAAGCAGCTAGACATGATCCGGAAGGCGTTGGTTTCATCCACGCCCAAGATGATCGTGAAGTCTGCCAGCCATccgttgcagcagcagcaacagcagatcCATGGTGGAACCGCCGGTGGTAGCGGTACCGGACTGACCGGCCATCACGGCCAATCGGctttgcagcaacagcaacaaccccAGTACAACGTGATCCATCAGAATTCGCTCAATTCACCGATAACGATCGTTTCGGCGCAAAGTCCGGGCCAACCGGTGCAGAACAAAATCATCCTGACGTCGTCTCCGCATTTGTTGCAACAAGCCGCAGCGGTCGGTGGTACGACGGCCGGACAGTTGCTCGCAGCGGCCGCTTCCTCGCATGGAAAGATCCAGCTGACGACGGTCCAGCAaagccaacagcaacagcagcagcaatcggGTCAGGGAACGGCTGGTACCACTGGTGGGCAGATTGTGACGCTGGATTCATCCGGTCAACCGGCAGTGACAGGAGTCGGTggtgtgcagcagcagctaaaGCTTGAGAAAAACCGCATTCTGTACAACATCAAGAACAGCCGGCAGTTTTTGCACCTCAACTCGAAGGTGGTCAACATCATCCAGCCGATACAGTCACAAAAGATCGTTAACAGTCTCAcgatccagcagcagcagcagcaacagcaacatcagcagcaacagcagcagctcctgcACAGTCAGACTGGACACGGTGGTGGTACAACGACGATTCTCAACAGCAAGGGGCAAACGGTTCAGCGCATTCCGACGGTTAGCATTCGcactcagcaacagcagcagcagcagcagcaacaacagcagtccCAGCAACTCCAACagacgcagcagcagccaacGAACCTTGTCGACATGGTGGTCGTGAACAACACGAACAACATTAAGTTCATTCAAGCTGCGTCGGCAGCAGCTGCGGCCGCTGCTGCAGGTGGTGGAACCGTGGTTAACAACAGCACTGGAACGACAGTGGTGACGAGCCGGGTAAACTCCGTCCCAACGCCGGTGGGTTCCAGTGCGGCCAATGCTTCCTCCGGGACCGTCGATACCGGTGGTGGTAGCGGTGGTAATACCAGCAACAACTGCACTCAGGTGACGACCTCCGTGGCGGCAGTAGCGACGAACGCGAACAGCACCGGAACAGGGACATCGATGAACAGCAATTCAGCGGTGACATCTACGACGGTGGCGACGGTAGCCGCTGGAACGGCCGTCGGTGGTAGCACAACGACGATGGTTGGAAGTGCCGGTGCCAACGGAACCACCGGAACGGGCAGTAACGGTGGCGTTGGAACCGGCGGGGCTAGTGGTAGCACTAATCCTGCAGCCAGTATAAACATTACCAATAGGTGA